The stretch of DNA ACTCGGCGATGACGCCGCAGGCCAGGCGCTGCGTACCGTCGGTGTCGCCGACCTCGTGCACGATGAGCGCCCTGCCGCGGATCTGCTCGAGCTTGAACGCGTCGGTCCTGCTGGTGACCTGGCCGGTGCCGTTCTCCAAGACGGTGACGCTGGTCAGGTCGCCGCTCTCGGGCTTGCCGGTGTGGCCGTCGACCTGCAGATGCCCGCCCGCGGTCGCGAAGCCGGTGGACGCCTCACACTTGCCGACCTCGTGGATGTGCACACCGTGCGAGCCCGCGTCCATGCCCGACACGCGCAGCGAGACGGTGACGGCGTCGTCCGCTTCGGTGAAGGTGGCGAAGCCGACGCTGCTGCCCGCCTTGTCGCGCAGGGTCACCGTCATCTCGGTGGTGGCCTCGGCGCGCGGGCCGTCGGCGTTCACCTGATCGCCCGGATGGGCCTGATCACCGGTGATGACCGGCGGCGTGGTGCCCCTCTCGTTCGTCGGGTACTGGTCGGGCGTGCAGCCCGCGAGGACAGCGCCCGTGGCGCCTGCCGCGGCGAGGACCGCCAGGACACGGGTGGTCGAGATTCCGGTGGCGGCACCGCTGTGCTTACGGGCGAACATGACGCTCCTTATGTGTTCCATGTACAGGCTGGGCTGGACGTTGTCTTACTTGCTGACGACGACGACGGCGAGGTCCTCGTCCGGGCAGGTGGAGAAGGCCGAGGGCCGCGGATCCACCGACGCGCCGCCGGGCACCGACTCGGCGACCTTCTTGGCCGCCGCCTCCCTGCCCTCGGTGTAGAAGATGGTGTTCTCGCTGATGCTCGCCGTCGACAGGTTCGACGTGCTCGCGACCTCGTAGCCCGCGGCCTCGAGGGTCTTGGTGACGTCGGCGGCCAGACCGGTGATCGTTCCGGCGTTCAGCACGCACATCGATCCGACGTTCGCGGCGTCGACGGCACGGGAACTCGACGGCGCCGACGACTCTCCGGTCGACGCGTCCGGCTGGGCCGGGGCCGTCGCGACCGTACTCGCGTCGCTGTCGGACAGTCGCGGTTTCGAATCGTCGCCACTGGTGACTGCGTGGTGCCAGCCGAGGCCGATGAAGACCACGGCGACAGCCAGCAGCAGCATGGCGCCTGCCCGCAGAGGCAGTCGGTTGGTTTCTCGGTCAGCTTTCATCACGGCAACTTTAGCTCACGACGCCGTGTAGGAGACGAGCCGTCCGTGTGACATGCCCGCAGTCTCTGCCTCAGATCTCGAATCCGAGGCGGCGCGCGGCCCGCGCCTTCTGCCGCGAGGCCCGCAGGCGGCGCAGACGCTTCACGAGCATCGGGTCGGCCGCGAGCGACTCCGGTCGGTCGACCAGGGCGTTCAGAATCTGGTAGTAGCGGGTCGCCGAGAGATCGAAGAGCTCTTTGATGGCCTCTTCCTTCGACCCCGCGTACTTCCACCACTGGCGCTCGAACGCCAACACCTCGCGTTCACGTCGAGTCAGCCCGTCGGGGCCCATCTCGTGCGGATCCACCTGCTGGCCGGACTGCTCGACGACGATCGGGTCATCGTCGTTGCTGGGTGTACGCGCGGTTGCGCCGTCCATCTCGCCCCTTAAAACCGTCGAATAGTCGCATCCACTCGCTCGGTTCCCCTTGCTCCAGAGCACCGACGTCCGGGTGGAATCACAAGCGTGTGGTTCGCACAAGAGTGTAGCGGCGTTCACGCTCGCCTTCACGACGACGCACCGCTGGCATGTCGTATTGCAGCGGTAAACTGTCCCGCTATGGCAATACTTCCGATCTGCATCGTCGGCGAACCCGTCCTCCACGAGCCGACGACCCCGGTCGATCTCGACGACTCGGGACGTCCGTCGGCCGAGATCGTCGAACTGCTCGACGACATGTACGCGACGATGGACGCCGCGAACGGGGTCGGCCTGGCCGCCAATCAGGTGGGCCGCGGCCTGCGCATGTTCGTCTACGACTGCCCGGACGGCCCGACGCGCCGTCGCGGCGAGGTGATCAACCCGGTCCTGCAGACCTCGGAGATCCCCGAGACGATGCCCGACCCCGACGACAACGACGAGGGCTGTCTGTCGGTGCCCGGCGAGGGCTTCCCCACCGGGCGCGCCGACTGGGCCAAGGTCGTCGGCACCGACCGCAACGGGGACCCGGTCGAGATCGAGGGCGACGACTTCTTCGCCCGCATGCTCCAGCACGAGACCGGCCATCTGGACGGATTCCTGTATGTCGACGTCCTGATCGGGCGCAACGCACGGGCCGCGAAGAAGGCGATCAAGCGCAACGGTTGGGGCGTTCCGGGCCTCACGTGGCTGCCCGGCGCCGATCGCGACCCGTTCGGGCACGATGACTGACAAGATGAGAGCATGATCGATCCAACCGTCGGCGACCGCATCGTCGTCCGCTATCGACTCGATCACGCCGCCGCACCCGCGGACTGGCGTGCCGAGTCGAATCCCGCACTGTCCGGCGGACCGTCGCAATCGGATGTGACGGGCGTGCTGAAGACCTCCGACGAGAAGTCTCTGCTGATCGACCGCGACGGCGTCGAGGTCGCGATACCGCGCACGGCGATCACCTCGATCCGCCTGCTGTCTCGGGAGGTGGTGCGCAACTCGGAGATCCGGGACGTTGAGCGCGCCCTGTGCGACGCCGCCGACGCCACCGAGCGGGAGGAGATCGACGGTTGGATCGTGCTGTCGGGCGGGTCCACCCTCCGCGGACGCTCGGCGATCCCGGTGGAGTTCAACGCGCCGTCGGCCGCCGTCGACGAGATCTGCGCCTGGTACGACGATCTCGACGAGGTCCCGATGGCACTGCTCCCCGACCGGCTGACCCGGCCCGGACGCGTGCCGATCACCGACGTCCGCGACCTGGAGGTCCTCGTCGCCGATCGGCCCATCGACGTGGCCGGCCTCGCTCCGGCGCGGGTCGACGACGGACTGTGGGCGGTCGACGTCGACGCCGACGACTCGGCGTTGCGCGCCGCCGCCCGCGACGCGGGCTACCGACTGCACCACACCGCGCAGGTCGGCGAGCTGTAGCCGCGGCCGGGCCGGAGCGAATTCGATTCCGACGGCTCAGCCGCTACCGTGGAACGCGATGTCTGCTTCGAACTCCGACCCCGATCAGTCCCGCCGTCGCCTGCTCGCGTCCGGGCTCGGCGTGGTCGTCCTACTGGCCGTGGTCGCTCTGACCTGGTGGGTCGACGGTCGCAGTTCGCTCGACTCCGTGGAGTCGACGTCGTCCGGAGCGAGCATCGTCGCGCCGAGCGCCACGGGCTCCGAGCACTCCCGCACCGCCGGAAAGCCGTCCGACGACGTGCCTGCGCGGGTACAGCAGACGCTCGACTACATCGACGCGGGCGACTGGCCGGAGGCCGCGAACGCACCGGGCACCCACGGCGGCGACCTGTTCCGCAACGCCGAGGGACGGCTGCCCCGACGCACGGCCGACGGACAGAAGATCACCTATCGGGAGTGGGATGTGAACGCCAAGCAGCGGGGCCGCGGGCGCGACGCCGAGCGCATCGTGACCGGCAGCAACGGTTCGGCCTACTACACTCTCGACCACTACGAGAGCTTCACGGCGATCCGAGGGCCCGCCGCATGACCGCACTCTCCTCATCCGCCCCCAGCCTGTTCGGAACCGGATGGGTGGCACGCCGGGTGGACGGCGAGGCGATGCGGACCGTCGACGGCGTCCTCGACTCCCTC from Gordonia humi encodes:
- a CDS encoding superoxide dismutase family protein, encoding MFARKHSGAATGISTTRVLAVLAAAGATGAVLAGCTPDQYPTNERGTTPPVITGDQAHPGDQVNADGPRAEATTEMTVTLRDKAGSSVGFATFTEADDAVTVSLRVSGMDAGSHGVHIHEVGKCEASTGFATAGGHLQVDGHTGKPESGDLTSVTVLENGTGQVTSRTDAFKLEQIRGRALIVHEVGDTDGTQRLACGVIAE
- a CDS encoding LytR C-terminal domain-containing protein, whose amino-acid sequence is MKADRETNRLPLRAGAMLLLAVAVVFIGLGWHHAVTSGDDSKPRLSDSDASTVATAPAQPDASTGESSAPSSSRAVDAANVGSMCVLNAGTITGLAADVTKTLEAAGYEVASTSNLSTASISENTIFYTEGREAAAKKVAESVPGGASVDPRPSAFSTCPDEDLAVVVVSK
- a CDS encoding DUF3263 domain-containing protein, which encodes MDGATARTPSNDDDPIVVEQSGQQVDPHEMGPDGLTRREREVLAFERQWWKYAGSKEEAIKELFDLSATRYYQILNALVDRPESLAADPMLVKRLRRLRASRQKARAARRLGFEI
- a CDS encoding peptide deformylase, which encodes MAILPICIVGEPVLHEPTTPVDLDDSGRPSAEIVELLDDMYATMDAANGVGLAANQVGRGLRMFVYDCPDGPTRRRGEVINPVLQTSEIPETMPDPDDNDEGCLSVPGEGFPTGRADWAKVVGTDRNGDPVEIEGDDFFARMLQHETGHLDGFLYVDVLIGRNARAAKKAIKRNGWGVPGLTWLPGADRDPFGHDD
- a CDS encoding GNAT family N-acetyltransferase, cg3035/Rv0428c family encodes the protein MIDPTVGDRIVVRYRLDHAAAPADWRAESNPALSGGPSQSDVTGVLKTSDEKSLLIDRDGVEVAIPRTAITSIRLLSREVVRNSEIRDVERALCDAADATEREEIDGWIVLSGGSTLRGRSAIPVEFNAPSAAVDEICAWYDDLDEVPMALLPDRLTRPGRVPITDVRDLEVLVADRPIDVAGLAPARVDDGLWAVDVDADDSALRAAARDAGYRLHHTAQVGEL
- a CDS encoding ribonuclease domain-containing protein, coding for MSASNSDPDQSRRRLLASGLGVVVLLAVVALTWWVDGRSSLDSVESTSSGASIVAPSATGSEHSRTAGKPSDDVPARVQQTLDYIDAGDWPEAANAPGTHGGDLFRNAEGRLPRRTADGQKITYREWDVNAKQRGRGRDAERIVTGSNGSAYYTLDHYESFTAIRGPAA